One genomic window of Conexivisphaerales archaeon includes the following:
- a CDS encoding DUF6114 domain-containing protein: MTASEEKPTAAFILLLLSGVFIMLGSAILAFFMYPFMMGNYYYYGWMGGMMGRWYGYPNVVPAVFYWVSISGLVLGLIVLVAALMVNANPSRSTQWGIIALVASALSLLAMGGFFIGAILGIIGAALAIAYRPVNPRHLESSQKV; the protein is encoded by the coding sequence ATGACAGCTAGCGAAGAGAAACCTACAGCAGCCTTCATACTCCTTCTGCTCTCTGGAGTATTCATAATGCTCGGTTCTGCAATCCTTGCTTTCTTCATGTATCCATTCATGATGGGTAACTACTACTATTACGGCTGGATGGGTGGAATGATGGGGCGCTGGTATGGCTATCCGAACGTAGTACCTGCTGTCTTCTACTGGGTCAGCATATCAGGATTGGTGCTTGGGCTGATAGTGTTAGTAGCTGCTCTTATGGTCAATGCCAACCCATCCCGGTCAACGCAGTGGGGAATAATAGCACTTGTGGCATCAGCCCTTAGTCTACTAGCAATGGGAGGCTTCTTCATAGGGGCGATTCTGGGGATAATCGGTGCTGCACTTGCGATAGCATACCGTCCTGTCAATCCCAGGCACCTCGAGAGCAGCCAGAAGGTCTGA
- a CDS encoding iron-sulfur cluster assembly protein — protein MIATAPNEKITNQLLEALKTCYDPEIPFNIVDLGLIYELNVDDSGHVSIKMTVTSPGCPVGPWLMDEVTRACMSVKGVRDVDVQIVFDPPWNPSMMSEEAHRALGI, from the coding sequence TTGATCGCAACGGCTCCGAACGAGAAGATAACAAACCAGCTTCTTGAGGCTTTGAAAACGTGCTATGACCCTGAAATACCGTTCAACATAGTGGACCTTGGGCTAATTTATGAGCTGAACGTGGACGATTCTGGCCATGTGAGCATAAAGATGACAGTTACTTCTCCAGGTTGCCCTGTTGGGCCGTGGTTGATGGATGAAGTAACAAGGGCCTGCATGTCAGTAAAAGGGGTAAGAGATGTTGACGTTCAGATAGTCTTCGACCCACCATGGAATCCGTCGATGATGAGCGAGGAAGCGCATAGAGCTCTTGGGATATAG
- a CDS encoding DUF2249 domain-containing protein, producing the protein MPVIEFDVRAIPPFQRHQLILERFESLKPGEELIIINDHEPLHLLYFMQHERDDFDPSSYSAEMVEPGKWIARFRKREVSEELPRKDEVIITSFEKLRQYDEKYFRPVPVFSRDDYRVLLVYLKSGQFIPVHTPANDVVLLIVKGRGEVIAGKERAKVFPGSIIVVPGGVRRGLIAETEVEALHLVSPPPSDRDHEEVTKKLAEGKFE; encoded by the coding sequence ATGCCAGTGATAGAATTCGATGTCAGAGCTATCCCTCCTTTTCAAAGGCATCAGCTGATACTTGAGAGGTTCGAGAGTCTGAAACCTGGAGAGGAACTCATTATAATAAACGACCACGAGCCGCTTCACCTTCTCTACTTCATGCAGCACGAAAGGGATGACTTCGACCCTTCATCCTATTCTGCAGAGATGGTGGAGCCTGGCAAGTGGATAGCTAGGTTCAGAAAGAGAGAAGTCAGCGAAGAACTTCCCAGAAAGGATGAGGTGATAATAACTTCATTCGAAAAGCTGAGACAGTATGACGAGAAGTACTTCAGGCCTGTTCCTGTCTTCAGCAGGGATGATTACAGGGTGCTTCTGGTCTACCTAAAGTCTGGTCAGTTCATTCCTGTCCACACGCCAGCGAACGACGTTGTGCTGCTGATTGTCAAGGGGAGAGGTGAAGTCATTGCAGGAAAGGAAAGGGCAAAGGTCTTCCCAGGAAGCATTATAGTGGTTCCTGGAGGCGTGAGGAGAGGACTGATTGCTGAGACAGAGGTTGAAGCACTTCACCTTGTTTCTCCACCTCCATCAGACAGGGACCACGAAGAGGTTACAAAGAAGCTTGCAGAGGGAAAATTCGAATGA
- a CDS encoding helix-turn-helix domain-containing protein: MVFEVDPPVEWVRTVLAHDGVVRIRDIKTAHGDEVSDFVELSTKKNDAELLVKHLKESVEWSDLKKVGKDTVIGTVRTHGCPLCSVFEGLNCFLVSARTTSSGTMEWHFFASEPDQLKELYSRLDRRGIRYRIVKVSNKLGKVDMTARQEEILRLAYQLGFYEFPKRITLKGLSERLGVAPGTLSEILRRAQKNLLSKYISDDSFSSEHRQT; the protein is encoded by the coding sequence GTGGTCTTTGAAGTTGATCCACCTGTAGAATGGGTAAGGACTGTTTTAGCTCATGATGGAGTCGTCCGGATAAGGGACATAAAGACAGCACATGGAGATGAAGTCAGTGATTTTGTAGAGCTTTCAACAAAAAAGAACGATGCTGAGCTTCTGGTGAAACACCTGAAGGAATCTGTGGAATGGAGCGACCTAAAGAAGGTAGGCAAGGATACTGTAATAGGCACTGTAAGGACCCATGGCTGTCCGCTATGCAGTGTATTCGAAGGCCTGAATTGCTTTCTTGTATCAGCCAGAACAACATCTTCAGGAACGATGGAGTGGCACTTTTTTGCAAGTGAGCCTGACCAGCTGAAGGAACTTTACTCTAGGCTTGACAGGAGAGGGATAAGGTACAGAATAGTCAAGGTCAGCAATAAGCTTGGGAAGGTTGACATGACTGCGAGACAGGAAGAGATACTGCGCCTAGCTTATCAGCTTGGGTTCTATGAATTCCCGAAGAGGATAACGCTGAAGGGCCTTTCAGAGAGGCTTGGAGTTGCTCCAGGCACATTATCAGAAATACTTCGCAGAGCTCAGAAGAATCTGCTCTCAAAGTACATTAGCGATGACAGCTTTAGTTCTGAGCATCGCCAGACTTGA
- a CDS encoding MaoC family dehydratase, with translation MEKEEGPFFEDFKVGMKFRSDKGRTVTDADNIWFTLLTNNTNQIHFNKDYAERYFPGEPFKGRMVVNGFFTLSTVVGLLVEFTSANGFMLGLDGLKFMNPVFAGDTIYAECEVTEVRESRSRPEMGIVKVYTTGFNQKGEKLLEFYRTFMVRKKNAKWQNKG, from the coding sequence ATGGAGAAGGAAGAAGGACCATTCTTTGAAGATTTCAAAGTAGGGATGAAGTTCAGGAGTGATAAAGGAAGGACAGTCACAGATGCTGACAACATATGGTTTACTCTCTTGACCAACAACACAAACCAGATACATTTCAACAAGGACTATGCAGAAAGATACTTCCCAGGAGAGCCTTTCAAAGGGAGAATGGTAGTGAACGGTTTCTTCACTCTATCCACTGTCGTTGGGTTGCTGGTAGAATTTACAAGTGCAAACGGATTCATGCTAGGGCTTGATGGCCTCAAGTTCATGAATCCGGTCTTTGCAGGCGATACTATATATGCAGAATGCGAAGTGACTGAAGTCAGGGAATCGAGGAGCAGGCCTGAGATGGGGATAGTAAAAGTCTACACTACAGGATTCAACCAGAAGGGAGAGAAGCTACTTGAATTTTACAGGACATTCATGGTGAGAAAGAAGAACGCGAAATGGCAAAACAAGGGATGA
- a CDS encoding CaiB/BaiF CoA-transferase family protein, which translates to MQDNEGPPLHGLRVLEVGTYVAAPALGMMLALLGAEVIKVEPPGGDITRTLTPWSWVNYNFLKKSIVIDLKKKEGVDVYKRLAERSDVIVEALSPGTASRLGIGFEELRRVNSRLIYCSLKGFSSKSIYSNRPAFDTIAQAEGGLMHVTMSEYSRRPSRVGNPSVDLTAATFALANILAQVIKGQSAKSAIYVEVPLYDVVVFWNSYWFPYIDKNGEPEFLGSMHPGYSPYSVFSCSDGYVFIGVISDGQWKSLTSRLALKADGLDKMKERIAQRDRVNRLLQRRLKNMTKRELVSLIGDEVPCAEVRSLAEVMKESELLSLPGSARIVNHDGARVHIFLPPLVRNGMTIADDRLVPPRLGEHTENLLKELGYDLKEVEKMKASGAIG; encoded by the coding sequence ATGCAAGATAATGAAGGGCCGCCATTACATGGTCTGAGGGTGCTTGAAGTCGGTACATATGTCGCCGCACCAGCCCTAGGGATGATGCTTGCCCTTCTCGGGGCTGAAGTCATCAAGGTAGAGCCTCCAGGAGGAGATATCACAAGGACCCTTACTCCGTGGAGCTGGGTAAACTACAACTTTCTGAAGAAGAGTATAGTGATAGACCTTAAGAAGAAGGAAGGGGTTGATGTGTACAAAAGACTGGCAGAAAGGTCTGATGTGATAGTTGAAGCGCTTTCACCCGGCACTGCATCAAGGCTAGGAATAGGGTTTGAAGAATTGAGAAGGGTCAATAGCAGGCTGATATATTGCTCTCTGAAGGGCTTTTCCTCCAAAAGCATTTACTCGAACAGACCTGCATTTGACACCATAGCTCAGGCTGAAGGAGGACTCATGCACGTAACTATGAGTGAATATTCGAGAAGGCCTAGCAGGGTGGGTAATCCGTCAGTCGACCTGACTGCAGCAACTTTTGCACTGGCAAACATACTGGCTCAGGTTATCAAAGGGCAAAGTGCAAAGTCAGCCATATACGTAGAAGTCCCGTTATATGACGTTGTGGTCTTCTGGAACAGCTATTGGTTTCCCTACATCGATAAGAATGGTGAGCCAGAATTCCTTGGTTCTATGCACCCTGGTTATTCTCCATACAGCGTCTTCAGCTGCTCTGACGGCTATGTGTTCATCGGGGTGATCAGCGATGGTCAGTGGAAGTCCCTGACAAGCAGATTAGCCTTGAAGGCAGACGGACTGGATAAGATGAAGGAAAGAATAGCTCAGAGGGATAGGGTAAACAGATTGCTGCAGAGAAGGTTGAAGAACATGACAAAAAGGGAACTGGTCAGCCTTATAGGTGATGAGGTTCCCTGTGCAGAGGTCAGAAGCCTTGCTGAAGTGATGAAAGAAAGCGAACTTCTTTCACTGCCAGGGTCTGCAAGAATCGTGAATCATGACGGAGCAAGAGTCCATATCTTCCTTCCGCCTCTTGTAAGAAACGGTATGACGATAGCAGATGACAGACTAGTGCCTCCTAGACTTGGTGAGCACACGGAAAATCTTTTGAAGGAATTAGGATATGATTTGAAGGAAGTGGAGAAAATGAAGGCTTCGGGTGCAATCGGCTAG
- a CDS encoding amino acid ABC transporter substrate-binding protein codes for MTSRFFFRRAISTAAVAAIVVVLVIVVVAGVYIYTTSSKPKTSGPSVITIGMTMPLSGSLASDGQMSLDGLKMWAQDVNSSGGIPVSSLGKSLPVKLIYYDDGSNTQTVATDYAQLVTQGVNFLIAPYSSPLTLAAAPIAEAHHILLLSHGGASDSIWAKGYQYVVGVLSPGSQYMIPVIDMLNSLNPKPTNIAFFFGNDPFSLSVMKAVEPYALSKGFKIVFNQTYQESATDFTPQLSQIASTGAQVLIGGAHFVDGETIMRNLNSLGVKLDLVSLLVAPDDPHFLADLGPLANGVTVPSQWEPNLDFSKFSPYFGNIANGQQFYNRFMSLYGIAPNYEAAEAYATGLVLEKAIIDSGSLNSTVVRQQLSSENFYTFYGHFQIDSTGKQIGHTMVVAQWQNGTKQTIWPSSVATAQPLYPASLPSQPVSVMSQSSSSVFSQLSMNPVSIPYQQTASALVTTYQVPTGQSTKPS; via the coding sequence ATGACGAGCAGATTTTTCTTCAGAAGAGCTATAAGTACAGCAGCTGTCGCTGCGATTGTTGTCGTTCTTGTTATAGTGGTTGTCGCTGGAGTGTATATTTACACAACAAGCAGCAAGCCAAAGACATCAGGTCCTTCAGTCATTACCATAGGGATGACTATGCCTCTTTCAGGTTCGTTAGCCTCTGACGGACAGATGAGTCTTGACGGATTGAAGATGTGGGCTCAGGATGTGAACTCTTCTGGGGGTATACCTGTCAGCAGCCTTGGTAAGAGCCTCCCTGTAAAATTGATATACTACGATGATGGTTCTAATACCCAGACAGTAGCCACAGACTACGCACAGCTGGTGACTCAGGGTGTTAATTTCCTGATAGCTCCGTACTCAAGCCCGTTGACTCTGGCTGCTGCACCGATCGCTGAAGCGCATCACATACTTCTTCTGAGCCATGGAGGTGCCTCAGACAGCATCTGGGCCAAGGGGTACCAGTATGTGGTAGGTGTCTTGAGCCCTGGAAGTCAGTACATGATACCTGTAATAGATATGTTGAACAGCCTGAACCCCAAGCCGACAAACATAGCATTCTTCTTTGGAAACGACCCGTTTTCACTTTCTGTAATGAAGGCTGTTGAGCCGTACGCTCTTTCAAAGGGATTCAAGATCGTCTTCAACCAGACTTACCAGGAATCGGCAACAGACTTCACACCTCAGCTCAGCCAGATAGCCTCAACCGGTGCTCAGGTACTGATAGGCGGGGCACACTTCGTCGATGGTGAAACGATAATGAGGAACCTTAATTCTCTAGGAGTGAAGCTGGACTTGGTATCTCTGCTTGTTGCTCCTGACGACCCTCACTTCCTAGCAGACTTGGGTCCTCTTGCAAACGGAGTAACAGTCCCATCTCAGTGGGAGCCTAACCTGGACTTCTCGAAGTTCAGTCCATACTTCGGAAACATTGCGAACGGACAGCAGTTCTACAACAGGTTCATGAGCCTTTATGGCATTGCTCCCAACTATGAAGCTGCTGAGGCGTATGCAACAGGCCTGGTTCTCGAAAAGGCGATAATAGACAGTGGCTCGCTCAACTCAACAGTTGTGAGACAGCAGCTGAGCAGTGAGAACTTCTACACCTTCTACGGACACTTCCAGATAGATTCCACCGGCAAACAGATTGGCCACACGATGGTTGTGGCGCAGTGGCAGAACGGAACAAAGCAGACGATATGGCCTAGCAGCGTTGCGACAGCCCAACCACTCTATCCAGCATCTTTACCATCTCAGCCTGTCTCAGTCATGAGCCAGAGCTCCTCTTCAGTATTCAGCCAGCTTTCAATGAACCCTGTCAGCATACCATACCAGCAGACAGCATCTGCTTTAGTAACCACGTATCAGGTACCAACTGGACAGAGCACAAAGCCAAGCTGA
- a CDS encoding branched-chain amino acid ABC transporter permease, whose product MVSTLLVSQLVILGLMYGLLYGVLALGLNIVWGVMRVVNIAHGDFVMVGSYTSYWAFVLAGINPIISLLLTIPLGFALGTATYLSLVKRVQGSEELMSLFLTFGLSTLIGGLLLFLYSPTQRAIPIYLGNLAYLGLSIPVNILIASVYAIIVALGLRIFFTRTFWGKAIRAVIDDKISAMLVGINPSMVSLLTFGIGIAIACSVGSIIMLLESVSPVSGPDLTLISFVIVVLGGLGNPAGALVGGVLLGVVESVSSIAVNAAVTPAIGFIILFIVLIVRPQGIMGSR is encoded by the coding sequence ATGGTTTCGACCCTGCTGGTTTCTCAGCTTGTTATCCTTGGCTTGATGTATGGGTTGCTGTATGGAGTGCTTGCGCTCGGCCTGAACATAGTGTGGGGGGTTATGAGGGTTGTCAACATAGCTCATGGAGACTTTGTGATGGTGGGTTCATACACAAGCTACTGGGCGTTTGTTCTTGCTGGTATAAACCCGATAATCTCTCTATTGCTGACGATACCCTTAGGGTTTGCGCTTGGAACCGCTACATATCTATCTCTCGTCAAAAGGGTCCAGGGTTCTGAAGAGCTTATGTCTCTGTTTCTGACGTTTGGACTATCTACTCTCATAGGAGGGCTGCTGCTCTTCCTGTACAGCCCTACCCAGAGGGCTATACCGATTTACCTTGGAAACCTAGCATATCTTGGACTTTCGATCCCTGTTAACATTCTCATAGCATCCGTCTATGCAATCATAGTAGCTTTGGGCTTGAGGATATTCTTTACAAGGACCTTCTGGGGGAAAGCGATCAGAGCAGTGATAGACGACAAAATTTCTGCAATGCTAGTAGGCATAAACCCGAGCATGGTCAGTCTTCTTACGTTCGGAATCGGGATAGCGATTGCCTGCTCAGTAGGGTCCATAATCATGCTTTTGGAGTCTGTCTCTCCTGTATCAGGTCCTGACCTCACCCTGATCTCGTTTGTCATCGTAGTTCTTGGGGGTTTGGGAAATCCAGCAGGTGCACTTGTTGGAGGGGTTCTGCTTGGTGTCGTTGAAAGTGTCTCATCAATAGCTGTAAACGCTGCAGTAACCCCTGCAATAGGATTCATAATACTCTTCATAGTGCTGATAGTGAGGCCGCAGGGAATAATGGGGAGCAGGTGA
- a CDS encoding branched-chain amino acid ABC transporter permease produces the protein MALDGNMKEKGGLSIGNLIPWIAVAALLAVAPYIVNAALVSFLFFFLMWVALSQSFNLFTGLTGYVNFGFVVFYGLGGYGMTLSLLRLNLPIYLALLVGGLIAAAFAMVVSLPVLRLRGAYFAIAMLSLAQAVFVIFDNWNFVNSATGYTIPVQYYNPQLQYYAMLVIAAATCLAVYLVMHSKLGLALRAIKQNEEAAVSLGVNSTLYKSITLAISGFFAGLAGGAAIWAITIIDPPSAFDTTVTLTVISMTMLGGFGTLLGPIIGSAILYSVEYYLGLTYPYLHLIIFGAIIIGTVLAMPHGIMGVLREYFLKGRVARATEEEIKVKE, from the coding sequence ATGGCCTTAGATGGCAACATGAAGGAAAAAGGAGGTTTGAGCATAGGCAATTTGATCCCATGGATAGCTGTAGCTGCACTTCTTGCAGTTGCACCCTACATAGTCAACGCTGCACTTGTATCTTTTCTGTTCTTCTTCCTGATGTGGGTGGCGCTAAGTCAGAGCTTCAACCTCTTCACAGGTCTAACCGGATACGTCAACTTTGGGTTCGTAGTCTTCTATGGCCTTGGAGGGTACGGAATGACCCTAAGCCTGCTGAGGCTCAATCTGCCGATATACCTAGCTCTTCTGGTTGGAGGGTTGATAGCAGCAGCGTTTGCCATGGTTGTTTCGCTACCGGTCCTGAGGCTCAGAGGCGCATACTTTGCAATAGCTATGCTCAGTCTGGCGCAGGCAGTCTTCGTCATATTCGATAACTGGAACTTCGTGAATTCCGCCACAGGCTATACGATACCTGTGCAGTACTACAATCCACAACTTCAGTATTATGCTATGCTTGTTATAGCAGCAGCCACATGCTTGGCTGTATACCTTGTGATGCATTCAAAGCTCGGACTGGCCTTAAGAGCTATAAAACAAAATGAAGAAGCTGCAGTTTCGCTTGGAGTCAACAGCACACTTTACAAATCAATAACCCTGGCGATAAGCGGCTTCTTCGCTGGTCTTGCAGGAGGAGCTGCAATATGGGCGATAACTATCATCGACCCACCTTCTGCATTTGATACGACGGTTACACTTACTGTTATCTCGATGACGATGCTTGGAGGTTTTGGGACACTGCTCGGTCCTATAATAGGTTCTGCTATATTATATTCTGTAGAATATTACCTTGGACTTACTTATCCATATCTCCACCTAATAATCTTCGGTGCGATAATAATAGGAACAGTTCTTGCTATGCCACATGGAATAATGGGAGTGCTTAGAGAATATTTCTTGAAGGGTAGAGTTGCGAGGGCAACGGAAGAGGAGATAAAGGTGAAAGAATGA
- a CDS encoding ABC transporter ATP-binding protein: protein MSILEAVSVRKVFSGLVALDNVSLQLNKNEVLGLIGPNGAGKTTLFNIIAGFMKPTSGKIIFEGREITGKPANRVCRLGIARTFQIPRPFGDMTVLENLQVARQFSHHNRSGSNSIDTKVILELTGLSERAGLEAKKLTVSEKKRLEVARALATSPKVLLLDEIAAGLTPKEGEWAVNLMKQLSEQFSISVIWVEHIMRLLMKGVQRVVVLDHGVKIAEGKPEQVVNDERVQQAYLGVKVGG, encoded by the coding sequence ATGAGTATTCTGGAAGCAGTTTCGGTAAGAAAGGTTTTTTCAGGGCTGGTGGCGCTCGATAACGTATCTCTTCAGTTGAATAAGAATGAAGTGCTCGGCCTGATAGGCCCAAACGGAGCAGGCAAGACAACTCTGTTCAACATCATAGCAGGTTTTATGAAGCCAACTTCAGGAAAAATTATATTCGAAGGCAGAGAGATAACTGGAAAACCTGCCAACAGGGTCTGCAGGCTGGGTATAGCCAGAACATTTCAGATACCAAGGCCTTTTGGCGATATGACTGTGCTCGAGAATTTACAGGTGGCCAGACAGTTCAGCCACCATAACAGAAGCGGCTCAAACAGCATAGATACAAAGGTCATATTGGAATTGACTGGCCTCTCTGAAAGAGCTGGTCTGGAGGCGAAGAAGCTCACCGTTTCGGAGAAGAAGAGGCTTGAAGTCGCGAGAGCGCTAGCAACATCACCGAAGGTACTTCTGCTGGATGAAATAGCTGCAGGCCTTACACCCAAGGAGGGTGAATGGGCAGTCAACCTTATGAAACAGCTTTCGGAGCAGTTCTCCATATCGGTCATCTGGGTTGAGCACATCATGAGGTTGCTGATGAAAGGTGTGCAGAGAGTTGTGGTCCTGGACCACGGGGTTAAGATAGCTGAAGGGAAGCCAGAGCAAGTTGTTAACGACGAAAGGGTGCAACAGGCTTATCTTGGTGTCAAGGTTGGAGGGTAG
- a CDS encoding ABC transporter ATP-binding protein yields MQGISDSGSKTEEVSSGMEMDEVKDEIQLKVNGLSASYGETRVLYDVSLEVKKGELVALVGPNGAGKTTTLRCISGVLRQLHGDILFEGKAISKLPANEIASLGISLVPEGRGLFTTMSVKENLELGAFTARARAELHETLQEVYSLFPVLKDRANQQAGSLSGGEQQMLAIGRALMSRPKLLLLDEPSLGLAPIVTQKVFDTLRSLKDGRMSILLVEQNLHAALEISDRAYLLENGRIVLHGSSKEFRDNPQIRESYLGL; encoded by the coding sequence ATGCAAGGCATTTCTGATTCTGGGTCAAAGACAGAAGAGGTTTCGAGCGGAATGGAAATGGATGAAGTAAAGGATGAAATTCAGCTCAAGGTCAATGGGCTATCAGCCTCATACGGAGAAACAAGGGTCTTGTATGATGTTTCACTCGAGGTAAAGAAGGGAGAGCTGGTTGCCCTAGTTGGACCGAACGGTGCAGGTAAAACAACCACGCTTAGATGCATAAGTGGAGTGCTGAGGCAGCTGCATGGAGATATATTGTTCGAAGGAAAGGCCATATCGAAATTGCCGGCAAACGAAATTGCTTCACTCGGCATCAGTTTGGTTCCAGAGGGGAGAGGTCTCTTCACAACCATGTCTGTCAAAGAGAACCTTGAGCTGGGGGCTTTCACTGCAAGGGCCAGGGCTGAACTGCATGAAACTTTGCAGGAGGTTTATTCGTTATTCCCAGTTCTGAAGGACAGAGCTAACCAGCAGGCTGGTTCGCTCAGCGGAGGGGAGCAGCAGATGCTGGCAATAGGCAGAGCACTTATGTCCAGGCCAAAGCTGCTTCTGCTTGATGAACCGTCTCTAGGGCTTGCTCCGATAGTCACTCAGAAGGTCTTTGACACTCTTCGCTCACTGAAGGATGGTAGGATGAGCATACTTCTTGTGGAGCAGAACCTGCATGCAGCATTAGAGATATCAGACAGAGCTTACCTGCTTGAGAACGGAAGGATAGTTCTTCACGGCAGCAGCAAGGAATTCAGGGATAACCCACAGATAAGAGAATCCTACCTCGGACTCTGA
- a CDS encoding MFS transporter encodes MKDGLRIAFLFGYNSCLGIFLTYGVFFNKVASEFHQHAVSTSAVFAVFAVAYSISSLLLGRLMMQQGAAKTILAGGLLMAGGLAASGAAQSIPMLVTTYGAIAGAGSGSMWLPTSYAVFETFDYSKIRSVTGIVSAGTAFGSLFFAPFEALAIVYFGWRLTFEFLAAIVCFLAVGASVSSKGSRQLQNEVKEESSSPITFRDAVAKVSMKKDFLALYLYYMLGNAFARTIVMIFVVPMLESRGLSLLVSSLATALIGAGSMVGRGFTSLQRLSEESIAGLSFIIQGLSSLVLPFTSNPIIAYIFSFTFGIGYGGYIPQFALIVRKRYGMAFYSAIFGILLTSFGIGAFFGPILGGYDLMLTKEYTQMFLISSGISIAVGLHQILTSRSK; translated from the coding sequence ATGAAAGATGGACTCAGGATAGCCTTTCTCTTCGGTTACAATTCATGCCTTGGCATCTTTCTTACCTACGGTGTCTTCTTTAACAAGGTTGCAAGCGAGTTTCACCAGCATGCGGTTTCGACATCAGCTGTCTTCGCTGTCTTTGCAGTTGCATATAGCATATCTTCTCTGCTTCTAGGTAGGCTGATGATGCAGCAGGGTGCTGCAAAGACTATACTTGCAGGAGGTCTGCTGATGGCTGGCGGCCTTGCAGCCTCTGGTGCTGCTCAATCTATACCTATGCTTGTGACTACCTATGGCGCAATAGCTGGAGCAGGCTCAGGTTCGATGTGGCTGCCTACATCTTATGCTGTCTTCGAAACTTTCGATTACTCAAAGATACGCAGTGTAACAGGAATAGTCAGTGCAGGAACAGCCTTTGGTAGCCTTTTCTTTGCCCCTTTCGAAGCTTTGGCTATAGTGTATTTTGGCTGGAGGCTTACTTTCGAATTTCTTGCAGCTATAGTCTGCTTCCTAGCAGTCGGTGCCTCAGTAAGCTCCAAGGGCAGCAGACAGTTACAGAATGAAGTTAAGGAAGAAAGTTCCAGCCCCATCACTTTCAGAGATGCAGTGGCAAAGGTGAGTATGAAGAAGGACTTTCTAGCGCTGTATCTTTACTACATGCTGGGCAATGCTTTTGCAAGAACTATAGTGATGATCTTTGTGGTGCCGATGCTTGAATCTCGAGGTCTCTCTCTGCTGGTAAGCTCTCTTGCCACAGCGCTCATAGGTGCGGGGAGCATGGTGGGGAGAGGATTCACTTCACTACAGAGGCTGAGTGAGGAGAGCATAGCGGGATTAAGCTTCATCATCCAGGGACTTTCATCTTTGGTTCTTCCGTTCACTTCCAACCCTATAATTGCATACATCTTTTCTTTCACATTCGGGATAGGCTATGGAGGATACATTCCTCAATTCGCGCTGATTGTGAGGAAAAGGTACGGCATGGCATTCTACTCAGCTATATTTGGGATTCTCCTGACAAGCTTTGGCATTGGTGCTTTCTTTGGCCCAATCCTCGGAGGGTATGACCTGATGCTCACAAAGGAATACACACAGATGTTTCTCATCTCATCAGGGATAAGCATAGCTGTTGGATTGCACCAGATCCTAACCTCGAGAAGTAAATGA